One Setaria italica strain Yugu1 chromosome II, Setaria_italica_v2.0, whole genome shotgun sequence DNA segment encodes these proteins:
- the LOC105913884 gene encoding uncharacterized protein LOC105913884 gives RRITRRAKSFTIIDQELYKRSHTGILQRCIPIEQGKALIQDIHAGACGHHAAPRTLVGNAFRQGFYWPTAVADATQVVRTCEGCQFFARQTHLPAQALQTIPITWLFAVWGLDLFTEKRFLQFCDDHHIRVDWAAVAHPRTNGQVERANGMILQGLKPRIFDRLKKFGGRWVAELLAVLWSLRTT, from the exons cgcaggatcacgcgccgtgcgaaatccttcaccatcatcgaccaggagctttacaagcgaagccacactgggatcctccagcgctgcatcccgatcgaacagggaaaggcgctgatccaggacatccacgctggGGCTTGTGGTCatcacgctgcgccaaggacgcttgtgggcaatgccttccgacaaggtttctactggccaaccgcggtcgcggatgctacccaggtagtccgcacttgcgaaggatgccagttctttgcccgccaaacccacctgcccgcgcaggcgttacaaaccatccccatcacgtggctgttcgcggtctggggactggatctc ttcaccgaaaaaagattcctccagttctgcgacgaccaccacattcgagtggattgggcggcagttgcgcacccccgcacgaacgggcaagtcgagcgagccaacggcatgatacttcagggtctcaagccacggatcttcgaccgccttaaaaagttcggcggacgatgggttgcggagctcctagcagtcctctggagcctgaggacgacc